One Methanomassiliicoccales archaeon genomic region harbors:
- a CDS encoding metallophosphoesterase family protein, with protein sequence MRVGAVGDLHGARFLEFLSERDEYRNLDLLLLAGDLTEKNNLDEFDLAIKKLRRLTSAKMIAVFGNEEYDESHVEYKKRSEIIFLEDEKIILNIQNKIVKIIGTTGSLDRPTWWQRTHMPEIWRRYQERVAKIYELLERDDSDFLILLMHYGPTYKTLVGEKPDKYQEMASIKYEQVILDKRPDVVFHAHAHRGTRYAELVRLQKRLDQLKGDSKPIPVFNVSLPLNKAITIVELGG encoded by the coding sequence ATGAGAGTAGGAGCGGTAGGCGATTTACATGGTGCTAGATTTCTTGAATTTCTTTCAGAGAGGGACGAATATCGAAATCTCGATCTTCTACTTCTTGCAGGCGATCTCACCGAAAAGAACAACCTTGATGAATTTGATCTCGCCATCAAAAAGTTGAGAAGATTGACAAGTGCCAAAATGATTGCGGTTTTTGGAAATGAAGAATACGACGAATCCCATGTGGAGTACAAGAAAAGAAGCGAGATCATATTCCTCGAAGATGAGAAAATAATACTGAATATTCAGAATAAGATCGTCAAGATTATCGGTACCACAGGTTCACTTGATCGTCCCACATGGTGGCAGAGAACTCATATGCCTGAAATATGGAGAAGATATCAAGAACGTGTCGCTAAGATCTATGAACTGTTGGAACGAGATGATTCTGATTTTCTGATTCTTCTAATGCATTATGGACCGACGTACAAAACCCTTGTTGGCGAAAAACCAGATAAATATCAAGAAATGGCCTCGATAAAATATGAACAGGTCATTCTAGATAAACGCCCGGATGTGGTTTTTCATGCTCATGCCCACAGGGGAACCAGATACGCTGAATTGGTTCGTTTGCAGAAGAGACTTGATCAGCTTAAAGGAGACAGTAAACCAATCCCGGTCTTCAATGTGTCACTGCCACTTAATAAAGCGATTACTATTGTGGAATTAGGAGGCTAG